The following proteins come from a genomic window of Syngnathus acus chromosome 15, fSynAcu1.2, whole genome shotgun sequence:
- the socs5b gene encoding suppressor of cytokine signaling 5b — protein sequence MWSNLKSKCQTLFHSNSSGPNEGRNEADAVHCVVDLGHGGASSASLQASEVSTSSSGHLPAPMVTVGRRHHNCVSDAAPQIVEITFDKDTEDAGGGGSVPLARRDSYSRHAPWGGKKKHSCSTKTQSSFEVERRSGRLRGSGNRRDRRYGVCSIQEMSDTLSGGRSLNGRSLRQRLSDTVGLCLPLAASRRSAKNPVLSKRKIHLTELMLETCPFPPGSDLAHKWHLIKQHTAPVSPHSSTALLDAFDPAHPSPEDEEERLRERRRLSIEEGVDPPPNAQIHTLEAAVPGSSVYKLGPKMAPGTGDAPGDGRASGTASSFGASTSGACGQASGPAASAQDTDSEEDSTTLCLQARRPKQRHASGEGHPSRQQAGPWKVHTQIDYIHCLVPDLLQITSLPCYWGVMDRYEAESLLDGRPEGTFLLRDSAQEDYLFSVSFRRYNRSLHARIEQWNHNFSFDAHDPCVFHSSTVTGLLEHYKDPSACMFFEPLLTAPLHRTFPFSLQHLARAAICRWTTYDGIGSLPLPPALQDFLKEYHYKQKVRVRWLEREPPPPLKVK from the coding sequence ATGTGGAGTAACCTGAAAAGCAAATGCCAAACTCTGTTTCACAGCAACAGTTCAGGACCCAACGAAGGCAGGAATGAGGCAGATGCCGTCCACTGCGTGGTGGATCTCGGCCACGGAGGCGCCTCCTCGGCTTCGCTTCAGGCATCCGAAGTTTCCACCTCGTCCAGTGGCCACCTTCCGGCGCCGATGGTAACCGTAGGGCGTCGTCATCACAACTGCGTCTCCGACGCCGCCCCTCAGATCGTCGAGATCACTTTCGACAAGGACACCGAGGATGCGGGCGGGGGGGGATCGGTCCCTCTGGCTCGCAGAGACTCGTATTCCCGCCACGCTCCGTGGGGGGGTAAGAAAAAACACTCGTGCTCCACAAAAACTCAAAGTTCCTTCGAGGTCGAGCGACGGTCCGGCCGCCTGCGAGGAAGCGGGAACCGTCGAGACCGACGCTATGGAGTCTGCTCCATCCAGGAGATGAGCGACACTTTGTCCGGAGGTCGCAGTTTGAACGGTCGCTCTCTGCGTCAGCGACTGAGCGACACCGTGGGCCTTTGCTTACCGCTAGCGGCGAGCAGACGCTCCGCAAAGAACCCTGTTCTTTCCAAACGGAAGATTCACCTGACAGAGCTCATGCTGGAGACCTGCCCCTTTCCACCGGGCTCAGACCTTGCCCACAAGTGGCATCTGATCAAACAACACACGGCACCAGTGAGCCCACATTCCTCCACTGCCCTGTTGGACGCCTTTGACCCGGCACACCCTTCTcccgaggacgaggaggagcgTCTGCGCGAACGCCGCAGACTTAGCATCGAGGAAGGCGTGGACCCACCTCCGAATGCCCAGATCCACACCCTGGAGGCGGCCGTGCCGGGCTCATCTGTCTACAAACTGGGACCAAAGATGGCTCCCGGCACGGGAGACGCTCCCGGCGACGGCCGAGCCTCGGGAACGGCCAGTTCCTTTGGAGCGTCGACGTCGGGGGCTTGCGGACAGGCGTCAGGGCCCGCGGCTTCGGCCCAGGACACCGACTCCGAGGAGGACTCGACGACCCTGTGTCTACAAGCCAGGAGACCAAAACAAAGGCACGCCTCCGGGGAAGGTCACCCGAGCAGACAGCAAGCCGGGCCCTGGAAGGTTCACACCCAAATCGACTACATCCACTGCCTTGTGCCCGATTTATTGCAGATCACCTCTTTGCCCTGCTACTGGGGCGTCATGGACCGCTACGAGGCCGAGTCGCTGCTGGACGGCCGTCCGGAGGGCACCTTCCTGCTGCGCGATTCGGCCCAGGAGGACTATCTTTTCTCGGTCAGCTTCCGGCGTTATAACCGCTCGCTGCACGCCCGCATCGAACAGTGGAACCACAACTTCAGTTTTGACGCGCACGACCCTTGCGTTTTCCACTCTTCCACCGTCACGGGGCTGCTGGAGCACTACAAGGACCCCAGCGCCTGTATGTTTTTCGAACCTCTGCTCACGGCGCCCCTCCATCGGACATTTCCCTTTAGCCTGCAGCACCTTGCGCGCGCAGCCATCTGCCGCTGGACCACTTACGACGGGATAGGCTCTCTGCCGCTGCCCCCTGCCTTGCAGGACTTCCTCAAGGAGTATCACTATAAACAGAAAGTCCGAGTTCGCTGGCTGGAAAgggagccgccgccgccgctaaaAGTCAAATAG